A section of the Oenanthe melanoleuca isolate GR-GAL-2019-014 chromosome 6, OMel1.0, whole genome shotgun sequence genome encodes:
- the LOC130255204 gene encoding uncharacterized protein LOC130255204, translating into MRPRRKRRKQHGAHGDRASTGPGSPHTAWDRGGLAPPHARDHAGTGARARTPSAWEPRWYWHQGLDAAHHKQLEPAPAQGHRTRGTTPVPIPAHHARGTTPVPIPAHHARGTTPVPRPHARGTTPVPAPAQRHHARGTVPVPVLSQCKCGMAPEPAPARRRRARGTTPVPEPARRHRARGTTPYRNQPGDAVHVGPHRYQKRPGDAVHVGPHRYRHRPRDAAHVGPRQYWYRANAHVGLCRHQPRDTAHVGPRQNQHWPGDIVHVGSHRYRPGDTTHVGPRQYQPRDTVHVGPHRYRYRPGDTVYVGPHRYRHQPGDTVHVGPHQYRYRPGDTVHVGPHRYRYRPGDTVHVGPHRYRYRPGDTVHVGPHRYRYRPGDTVYVGPHRYRHQPGDTVHVGPHQYRYRPGDTVHVGPHQYRYRPGDTVHVGLHQYRYRANAHVGLCRHQPRDTAHVGLYRHRSRNTAHVGPRQNQHRPGDTVHVGPRQYRYRPGDTVHVGPHQYRYRPGDTVHVGPHQYRPRDTVHVGPHRYRYRPGDTAHVGSRRYRPGDTGHVVPHQYWPGDTVHMGLHQDRYRPGDTEHLGTTPGPVPGAGNCPRDSRDCGKPGLRAVFLD; encoded by the exons ATGAGACCGCGCCGGAAGCGGCGCAAGCAGCACGGCGCACATGGGGACCGCGCCAGTACCGGGCCGGGCTCACCGCACACGGCCTGGGACCGCGGCGGCCTGGCGCCACCGCACGCGCGGGACCACGCCGGTACCGGCGCCAGAGCCAGGACACCGAGCGCGTGGGAGCCGCGCTGGTACTGGCACCAGGGCCTGGACGCTGCGCACCACAAGCAACTAGAACCGGCACCGGCCCAGGGACACCGCACACGTGGGACCACGCCGGTACCGATACCGGCACACCATGCACGTGGGACCACGCCGGTACCGATACCGGCACACCACGCACGTGGGACCACGCCGGTACCGAGACCCCACGCACGTGGGACCACGCCGGTACCGGCACCGGCCCAGAGACACCACGCACGTGGGACTGTGCCGGTACCGGTACTGAGCCAATGCAAATGTGGAATGGCACCGGAACCCGCACCAGCCCGGAGACGCCGTGCACGTGGGACCACACCAGTACCGGAACCAGCCCGGAGACACCGTGCACGTGGGACCACACCA TACCGGAACCAGCCCGGAGACGCCGTGCACGTGGGACCACACCGGTACCAGAAGCGGCCCGGAGACGCCGTGCACGTGGGACCACACCGGTACCGGCACCGGCCCAGAGACGCCGCACACGTGGGACCGCGCCAGTACTGGTACCGAGCCAATGCACATGTGGGACTATGCCGgcaccagcccagggacaccGCACACGTGGGACCACGCCAGAACCAGCACTGGCCCGGAGACATCGTGCACGTGGGATCACACCGGTACCGGCCCGGAGACACCACACACGTGGGACCACGCCAGTACCAGCCCAGAGACACCGTGCACGTGGGACCACACCGGTACCGGTACCGGCCCGGAGACACCGTGTACGTGGGACCACACCGGTACCGGCACCAGCCCGGAGACACCGTGCACGTGGGACCACACCAGTACCGGTACCGGCCCGGAGACACCGTGCACGTGGGACCACACCGGTACCGGTACCGGCCCGGAGACACCGTGCACGTGGGACCACACCGGTACCGGTACCGGCCCGGAGACACCGTGCACGTGGGACCACACCGGTACCGGTACCGGCCCGGAGACACCGTGTACGTGGGACCACACCGGTACCGGCACCAGCCCGGAGACACCGTGCACGTGGGACCACACCAGTACCGGTACCGGCCCGGAGACACCGTGCACGTGGGACCACACCAGTACCGGTACCGGCCCGGAGACACCGTGCACGTGGGACTGCACCAGTACCGGTATCGAGCCAATGCACATGTGGGACTATGCCGgcaccagcccagggacaccGCACACGTGGGACTGTACCGGCACCGATCCAGAAACACCGCACACGTGGGACCACGCCAGAACCAGCACCGGCCAGGAGACACCGTGCACGTGGGACCACGCCAGTACCGGTACCGGCCCGGAGACACCGTGCACGTGGGACCACACCAGTACCGGTACCGGCCCGGAGACACCGTGCACGTGGGACCACACCAGTACCGGCCCAGAGACACCGTGCACGTGGGACCACACCGGTACCGGTACCGGCCCGGAGACACCGCGCACGTGGGTTCACGCCGGTACCGGCCTGGAGACACTGGGCACGTGGTACCACACCAGTACTGGCCCGGCGACACCGTGCACATGGGACTACACCAAGACCGGTACCGGCCCGGAGACACTGAACACTTGGGGACCACGCCGGGGCCggttcctggggctgggaactGCCCCCGGGACAGCAGGGACTGTGGGAAGCCTGGCCTCAGAGCGGTGTTTTTGGATTAA